GCGGTTCTGCGCCGCCATCGGGCGCTCGCCCTGTAGCACGTGGACCTCGACCGAGGTCTGGGAATCCGCCGCGGTGGAGAAGGTCTCGGTCTTGCGCGTCGGGATGGTGGTATTGCGCGGGATCATCGGAGTGGCCACGCCGCCGAGGGTCTCGATGGCGAGCGTGAGCGGAGTGACGTCGAGCAGCAGCAGGTCTTTGACGTCGCCCTTGAGGACGCCGCCCTGGATGCCGGCGCCGATGGCGACGACTTCATCCGGGTTCACGCCCTTGTGCGGCTCCTTGCCGAACAGGTCTTTCACGAGCTGCTGGATGCGCGGCATGCGGGTCTGGCCGCCGACCAGCACGACCTCGTCGATCTTCGAGGCGTCGATGCCCGCGTCCTTCATCGCCTGCTTGCAGGGCGGGAGGGAGCGGTCGATGATGTCGCGCACCATCTCCTCGAGCTTGGAGCGGGTGAGCTTCTTCACGAGGTGCTTGGGCCCGGAGGCGTCGGCGGTGATGAAGGGCAGGTTGATCTCGGTCTCCATGGTGGTGGAGAGCTCGATCTTGGCGCGCTCGGCGGCGTCGCGCAGGCGCTGGAGGGCCATCTCGTTGCCCTTGGCGCGCAGGTCGAGGCCTTCGTCCTTCTTGAACTCGTCGATGAGCCAGTCGACGATGCGCTGGTCGATGTTGTCGCCGCCCAGGTGCGTGTCGCCGTTGGTGGACTTCACCTCGATGACGCCTTCGCCCACCTCGAGGATGGAGATGTCGAAGGTGCCGCCGCCGAAGTCGTAGACCGCGATGGTCTCGTTCTTCTTCTTGTCGAGGCCATAGGCGAGCGCGGCCGCGGTGGGCTCGTTGATGATGCGTTTGACGTCCAGACCGGCGATGCGGCCGGCGTCCTTGGTGGCCTGGCGCTGCGCGTCGTTGAAGTAGGCCGGCACGGTGATGACGGCCTCGGTCACCTTCTCGCCCAGGTAGTCTTCGGCGGCCTTCTTGAGCTT
The window above is part of the Terriglobales bacterium genome. Proteins encoded here:
- the dnaK gene encoding molecular chaperone DnaK, yielding MAKIIGIDLGTTNSCVAVMEGGEPKVIPNEEGGRTTPSVVAFTKTGERLVGQVAKRQAITNPENTVYSIKRFMGRRYDEVNEEMKMVPYKVVKEGDHVAVEAAGKKYTPPEISAFILMKLKKAAEDYLGEKVTEAVITVPAYFNDAQRQATKDAGRIAGLDVKRIINEPTAAALAYGLDKKKNETIAVYDFGGGTFDISILEVGEGVIEVKSTNGDTHLGGDNIDQRIVDWLIDEFKKDEGLDLRAKGNEMALQRLRDAAERAKIELSTTMETEINLPFITADASGPKHLVKKLTRSKLEEMVRDIIDRSLPPCKQAMKDAGIDASKIDEVVLVGGQTRMPRIQQLVKDLFGKEPHKGVNPDEVVAIGAGIQGGVLKGDVKDLLLLDVTPLTLAIETLGGVATPMIPRNTTIPTRKTETFSTAADSQTSVEVHVLQGERPMAAQNRTLGKFHLTGLPPAPRGVPQIQVTFDIDANGILNVTAKDMATSKDQKITITSSSGLSKEEVERMAKDAEAHADEDKKRREEVEARNQLDGMVYSIEKMLREHGDKISQGERGDVENALADAKKALESNDAAQMNSAREKLTAASHKLAEQMYKAQQPGATGGPEAGAGPQPGANGSAGGQKKKDEGVIDAEYVDVDEKK